The Micromonospora sp. WMMD961 genome has a segment encoding these proteins:
- a CDS encoding zf-HC2 domain-containing protein: protein MTRCEFAYDDGAYVLGALAPAERAAYERHLSGCAACRESVAEIAVLPGLLGRLDPAGLEQILPPPAPPRVPALLDEARRRRRRQRSADRRRYALTTLAAAGLALVVGVGTAAVLPRPVAPPPGAQSTPGPQVSMVAMRPVAAAGPVHADIGLVGTKWGTRVTMRCGYDARTSYGKAYPFRLVARGPNGATEQIGSWLAAPGDDLSFTGATRFTDAELASVELQKADGTPLLTYAVP from the coding sequence ATGACCCGGTGCGAGTTCGCGTACGACGACGGCGCGTACGTGCTGGGTGCCTTGGCTCCCGCCGAACGGGCAGCCTACGAGCGGCACCTCTCCGGCTGTGCCGCCTGCCGGGAGTCGGTCGCCGAGATCGCCGTGCTGCCCGGGTTGCTCGGGCGCCTCGACCCGGCGGGGTTGGAGCAGATCCTGCCCCCGCCGGCCCCGCCCCGGGTGCCCGCGCTGCTCGACGAGGCCCGGCGTCGCCGGCGTCGGCAACGCTCCGCGGACCGGCGACGGTACGCGTTGACCACCCTGGCCGCCGCCGGGCTGGCCCTGGTCGTCGGTGTCGGTACGGCCGCGGTGCTGCCCCGACCGGTCGCACCGCCGCCGGGGGCGCAGAGCACGCCGGGCCCGCAGGTGTCGATGGTCGCGATGCGGCCGGTGGCGGCTGCGGGACCGGTGCACGCCGACATCGGGCTGGTCGGCACCAAGTGGGGCACCCGGGTGACCATGCGGTGCGGGTACGACGCGCGGACGAGTTACGGCAAGGCGTACCCGTTCCGGCTGGTGGCGCGTGGCCCGAACGGCGCCACCGAGCAGATCGGGTCCTGGCTCGCGGCCCCCGGTGACGACCTCAGCTTTACCGGTGCCACCAGGTTCACCGACGCCGAGCTGGCCAGCGTGGAGCTGCAAAAGGCAGACGGCACCCCCCTGCTCACCTACGCCGTCCCGTAA
- a CDS encoding sigma-70 family RNA polymerase sigma factor, translated as MSDHDAQLLRALHDEHAEALYAHALRLVNGDRQRAEDLVQETLLRAWRHPESLDPKRGSVRSWLFTTARNLAIDAWRRRSTRVGEVFTDDLPEPPEVIDEAERAVEAWTVAEALNRLSPTHREVLVECFYQGRSVAEAASRLGVPPGTVKSRTHYALRSLRLVLAEMGVTG; from the coding sequence ATCAGCGACCACGACGCCCAACTGCTGCGCGCGCTGCACGACGAGCACGCGGAGGCGCTGTACGCCCATGCCCTGCGGCTGGTCAACGGTGATCGGCAGCGCGCCGAGGACCTGGTGCAGGAGACACTGCTGCGGGCCTGGCGACACCCGGAGTCCCTCGACCCGAAGCGCGGTTCGGTGCGGTCGTGGCTGTTCACCACCGCCCGCAACCTGGCCATCGACGCCTGGCGGCGACGCTCCACCCGGGTGGGTGAGGTGTTCACCGACGACCTGCCCGAACCGCCGGAGGTCATCGACGAGGCCGAACGGGCGGTGGAGGCGTGGACCGTCGCCGAGGCGCTGAACCGGCTCAGCCCGACCCACCGGGAAGTGCTCGTCGAATGCTTCTACCAGGGGCGGTCGGTGGCCGAGGCGGCGTCCCGCCTGGGCGTACCGCCGGGAACCGTGAAGTCCCGCACCCACTACGCGTTGCGGTCTCTGCGGTTGGTCCTGGCCGAGATGGGGGTGACGGGATGA